Proteins encoded together in one Chrysemys picta bellii isolate R12L10 chromosome 22, ASM1138683v2, whole genome shotgun sequence window:
- the LOC135977168 gene encoding protein maestro-like produces the protein MEGTVLMESLNKGQNFKDPELGLETLLMSDPMLREKKFLKSVLSILEERSQDRNSIVRQMAVRGLGNLVYGAPEKVKKHKKFLLGLLIGALHDIFSSEVIGESMKALAKVLKELKEKDIGSSFKDLTQQIRTYFDDEDDALRSMAFVLFGILARLTKRKWKTYFADQVKRSWVTLLLHLQDPNPEISMECRATFHLCLPFLELKRLRSAINEHLGGTAELKPEELQVDICRHLAKENAELLEKLYQTTITYFYSSWEEIRAVAANLAGIILEHTDRQRMEWLDLEYLLMSLQVLQKDPSPTVQLVATEIISDICSGRVIGE, from the exons ATGGAGGGGACAGTGCTTATGGAGAGCTTgaacaaagggcagaatttcaaGGACCCAGAGTTGGGGCTGGAGACCCTA ctaatGAGTGATCCCATGCTCAGGGAGAAGAAGTTCCTTAAGTCCGTCTTGAGCATCTTGGAAGAAAGGTCCCAGGATAGGAACAGCATTGTCCGCCAGATGGCTGTGAGAGGCCTGGGAAATTTAGTCTATGGGGCGCCTGAGAAG gtgaaaaagcacaagaagttTCTTCTGGGCCTACTGATCGGGGCCTTACATGACATTTTCAGTTCGGAAGTCATTGGCGAGAGCATGAAAGCACTGGCCAAAGTCCTGAAGGagctgaaagagaaggacataGGTTCTTCCTTCAAAGACCTCACCCAACAGATCCGGACTTACTTTGACGAT GAGGATGATGCTCTTCGCTCAATGGCCTTTGTCCTATTTGGCATCCTGGCCCGGCtgacaaagagaaaatggaagaccTATTTCGCCGACCAGGTTAAAAGGAGCTGGGTCACACTTCTGCTGCACCTGCAAGACCCAAACCCTGAGATTTCAATG GAATGCAGAGCTACGTTTCACCTCTGTTTACCGTTTTTGGAACTGAAGAGACTCCGAAGTGCAATTAATGAGCACCTTGGTGGCACAGCCGAGCTGAAGCCTGAAGAGCTCCAGGTGGACATTTGCAGACACCTT GCCAAAGAgaatgcagagctgctggagaaattgTACCAAACCACCATCACGTACTTCTATAGCAGCTGGGAAGAGATCCGGGCAGTTGCAGCCAACTTAGCTG gcatcatcctggaacacacagacaggcagCGTATGGAATGGCTGGACCTGGAATATCTGCTGATGT CTCTCCAGGTCCTACAGAAAGACCCAAGTCCCACTGTCCAGCTGGTGGCAACTGAGATCATAAGTGACATCTGTTCTGGCCGAGTGATTGGGGAATGA